A genomic region of Papaver somniferum cultivar HN1 chromosome 7, ASM357369v1, whole genome shotgun sequence contains the following coding sequences:
- the LOC113299011 gene encoding uncharacterized protein LOC113299011, which yields MKLCKKVLQRAKSINKLKIAQLMDLPPVAIVCGLAGKHCTEVYYPKPLLELYRRSIHIRPPRDSAPKPPEPVVPLIPMEENNGFGAQWLRPLLEANYFIPCSDHGEEISKSECKYFCLDCMGKSICSYCLIHHREHRIVEIRRSNYHNVIRVNEVQKHIDISGVQHYVINNAEIVFLNERPQLRHGKGVTNTCEICARTLLDSFRFCSLGCKAKKMMYAVEKLWNLWKSFPSKHVRSRTSIRPL from the exons ATGAAATTATGCAAGAAAGTTCTTCAG AGAGCCAAATCTATCAATAAATTGAAGATAGCACAGCTCATGGACCTCCCTCCAGTAGCAATTGTATGCGGGTTAGCAGGAAAGCATTGCACAGAGGTCTATTATCCGAAGCCACTGCTTGAGCTATATAGGAGAAGCATCCATATTCGTCCACCTCGTGATTCAGCACCCAAGCCACCTGAACCA GTCGTTCCGCTTATCCCAATGGAAGAAAACAATGGCTTTGGTGCTCAATGGTTAAGGCCATTACTGGAAGCAAACTATTTCATTCCTTGTAGTGACCATGGGGAAGAAATATCTAAAAGTGAATGCAAATATTTTTGCTTGGATTGTATGGGTAAATCCATTTGTTCTTACTGTCTGATTCATCATAGAGAACATCGCATTGTTGAA ATAAGGAGGTCTAACTACCACAACGTTATAAGGGTTAATGAAGTTCAGAAGCACATAGACATTTCTGGTGTTCAACATTATGTAATCAACAATGCTGAAATTGTTTTTCTCAACGAACGCCCTCAATTAAGACATGGTAAAGGAGTTACAAATACATGTGAAATTTGTGCCAGGACCTTGCTTGATTCATTCAGATTTTGTTCTTTGGGTTGTAAG GCGAAGAAGATGATGTATGCTGTCGAAAAGCTATGGAATCTGTGGAAAAGCTTTCCAAGTAAACATGTCAGATCAAGAACTTCAATcaggccactttga
- the LOC113299010 gene encoding SUN domain-containing protein 5-like: protein MKKIRDTHINIIAKDDANNNIKEGDCKINRKNYYELSLSLMFSLWCFVFLFYSRFGHSHENGDPNFSIREKNKLEEIVWSFLGNYSAIECKTHPQVQQDNASKIVQEQNNDRASRSTYLGLDEFRTKAMQGKVEEVDCQLGNITHRLEPDGTEYNYASASKGAKVLGHNKETKGASNILGKDQDKYLRNPCSVGDKFVVIELSEETLVDAIKIANFEHHSSNFKDFEFSGSLTYPTETWTPLGKFVAANVKHAQRFMLTEPKWVRYLRLKLLSHYGSEFYCTLSILEVYGIDAIERMLEDLIVVSQGTVPNQSTDPKLSGNPSLGPEEGSFDNERSIQVSNGLGYSSKGNEKVEEEQKDYKESGKTAPLKKMVSNHVTEVRQPNGRVPGDTVLKILMQKVRSLEVNLSVLQEYIKELNRRNEDVLPELEKELTRSSLLLEKAKFEIRVLTDWKEATERAHIDLDSWKSVVTSQVDILVRENAMLRLDVERVLKDQASLANKEVAVLAVSFFFACVAVLRLVSEQVLMYFSDFNNKSRSIRRASSGWVLILVSSSLTTFITLLYS, encoded by the exons atgaagaaaattcgAGATACCCACATAAATATCATAGCTAAGGATGATGCTAACAATAATATTAAGGAAGGTGATTGTAAGATAAACAGAAAGAATTATTATGAACTATCTTTGTCTTTGATGTTCTCTCTCTGGTGTTTTGTATTTTTGTTCTACTCTCGATTTGGTCATAGCCATGAAAATGGAG ATCCTAACTTCTCCATTCGGGAAAAAAACAAACTAGAAGAGATAGTATGGAGTTTTCTAGGTAATTATTCAGCCATAGAGTGCAAGACTCATCCACAAGTGCAACAAGACAATGCTAGTAAAATAGTGCAAGAACAGAATAATGATAGAGCTTCTAGATCAACTTATCTTGGTCTCGATGAATTCCGGACCAAAGCAATGCAAGGAAAAGTAGAAGAAGTAGATTGTCAGCTTGGAAACATTACCCATCGGCTTGAGCCTGATGGAACAGAGTACAACTACGCATCTGCTTCTAAGGGAGCGAAAGTCTTAGGTCATAACAAAGAAACAAAAGGTGCAAGTAATATCCTTGGGAAGGATCAAGATAAATATTTACGAAATCCATGTTCTGTCGGAGATAAATTTGTTGTCATCGAGCTCTCAGAAGAAACACTTGTTGATGCAATCAAGATAGCTAATTTCGAGCACCATTCTTCtaatttcaaggattttgaatttTCCGGTAGTTTGACATATCCGACGGAGACATGGACTCCACTAGGGAAATTTGTAGCTGCAAACGTCAAACATGCGCAGAGGTTCATGCTGACTGAACCCAAATGGGTAAGGTACTTGAGGTTGAAGTTGCTTAGTCACTATGGGTCAGAGTTCTATTGTACGTTGAGTATATTAGAGGTTTATGGCATTGATGCAATCGAGAGGATGCTTGAAGATCTCATTGTGGTTTCCCAAGGGACAGTCCCTAACCAATCTACGGATCCCAAATTGTCAGGAAATCCATCCTTGGGACCGGAAGAGGGTTCATTTGATAACGAGCGATCTATTCAAGTTTCTAATGGGCTTGGTTATTCTAGTAAAGGTAACGAAAAGGTCGAGGAAGAGCAAAAGGACTACAAGGAGAGCGGCAAAACTGCACCCTTGAAAAAAATGGTCTCTAATCATGTAACCGAAGTTAGGCAGCCAAATGGGAGAGTGCCTGGTGATACCGTTCTAAAGATCTTAATGCAAAAGGTTAGGTCATTAGAGGTGAACTTATCAGTTCTACAAGAGTATATCAAAGAACTTAATAGGAGGAATGAGGATGTTTTGCCCGAGCTTGAAAAGGAGTTAACCCGGAGTTCTTTGCTTCTGGAGAAAGCGAAGTTCGAAATCAGAGTTCTAACCGACTGGAAAGAGGCTACG GAGAGAGCACATATTGATCTGGACTCGTGGAAATCTGTCGTAACATCTCAAGTAGATATATTAGTCAGAGAAAATGCCATGCTCAG ATTGGACGTTGAAAGGGTTTTAAAAGATCAAGCAAGTTTAGCAAACAAAGAAGTTGCCGTGCTAGCAGTGAGTTTTTTCTTTGCGTGTGTCGCAGTTCTCAGGCTAGTTTCTGAGCAAGTCTTAATGTATTTTAGTGACTTCAATAATAAGTCTCGCTCAATTCGCAGAGCAAGTTCAGGCTGGGTTTTAATTTTAGTTAGCAGTAGTTTAACGACATTCATCACCTTACTCTACAGCTAA